From Shewanella psychrophila, a single genomic window includes:
- a CDS encoding PAAR domain-containing protein: MPPAARITDMHVCPMVTPGLPPIPHVGGPVIGPGVPTVLIQKLPASVVGDSCVCVGPPDTVAKGSATVMISGKPAARMGDTTVHGGSIVLGALTVMIGG, encoded by the coding sequence ATGCCACCTGCAGCAAGGATTACTGATATGCATGTTTGTCCTATGGTGACACCAGGACTGCCGCCGATCCCTCATGTCGGTGGTCCAGTTATTGGACCCGGTGTTCCAACAGTATTGATACAAAAACTGCCAGCTAGTGTAGTTGGTGATAGTTGTGTCTGTGTGGGACCGCCAGACACTGTGGCAAAAGGGTCGGCAACTGTGATGATCAGTGGAAAACCCGCAGCCAGAATGGGAGATACCACAGTACATGGAGGCAGTATTGTTCTAGGTGCATTGACGGTAATGATAGGTGGATAG
- a CDS encoding GPW/gp25 family protein has protein sequence MMSVERSFLGTGWCFPPKFMATERSVEMVSAEEDIEQSIHIILSTSPGERVMDPLFGCGIKKMVFEEINQATIAKLVHLISRSLLYFEPRINVELIEIGTDNALEGRLDIDLSFTVITTNARRNMVYPFYILEGTLVDL, from the coding sequence ATGATGAGTGTAGAACGATCATTTTTAGGCACAGGATGGTGCTTTCCACCCAAGTTTATGGCAACTGAAAGATCGGTTGAGATGGTTTCTGCTGAAGAAGATATTGAACAAAGCATACACATCATTTTGTCTACCTCACCGGGAGAGCGAGTGATGGATCCTTTGTTTGGTTGTGGTATCAAAAAAATGGTTTTTGAGGAAATCAATCAGGCCACAATTGCCAAACTAGTGCACTTAATAAGCCGTTCACTGCTGTATTTTGAGCCCAGAATTAATGTAGAACTGATTGAAATAGGCACAGACAATGCTTTGGAAGGGCGCCTTGATATTGACTTGAGTTTCACGGTGATCACGACGAATGCCAGGCGTAATATGGTTTATCCATTCTATATTTTGGAGGGAACTTTAGTTGATCTTTAA
- a CDS encoding baseplate J/gp47 family protein, whose product MTRLLPESKQALRLADALVAGHFNVDEMSFETLLVFAKKLASQLHFYDHQNNQAGTWEPMFCASELAMMAMLKNMECDRISIEFEENLKQDPQTAVMTILSLLSNINLWYQQLKLSDSEAAFEFCLKISAAVDKKLQSCLQQLQGLVAFLTPEQQLLTEQKIRLFDHIWGEIVSQWRPNNSQLDTNQVIPQLQQNFSNVINVVRYLQMGVGVYTLALEKRSDHDPSMGLFMAFLQIYRHSQQHLNRFTMRHLDLYYRKILKFEPAPSSPESAYLLFTPTKGLRRAVQIKKGTEFSYGKDSNQHDVIFHLDDDLSLSDAQVKSVFNLYLHRDSLISPENELHYVTQVTQNQLKFEDNANCDFTTFGANGRFGSKSASLAALGFAVAAPILNLQEGHRELCITIALAEPHAIPSHSLYLLNTAATDVEKLDCILTMFAHLLEAEPSLYHGEKATDNLVKNLSEDQQKEMFLSAEEQQSLIHKNYLLSLLVEAQDEALFYRLLGRLFSRHTLNRSGRHQRNAWLSKADIQQINVKSQQFTETSGLKRLLRLLSQDQLRTFYELYEKMFDIKLSTEEGWLKSKSYRIQPLNQKVDGDEHGAYGFQFIITLTPDLPPITSVNAEVHGNQWHCDEGMIQFGIKPLATFFPYSIFRGLILSAIEIDVDVKGITDLVAYNNHGRVDPAKTFVPFGAQPSRFSYLVLGSEEMAQKQIVELEINLNWSDLPSELDGFKTYYAGYDFPFCNDTFKGELEVLRDGSWLKVNPQQSITLFDENTETNRLKSFKVLSSNVANAFKPVGSSLKKQAFDYNLKSRNGFIKLQLSEPDIAFGHQQYSTLLTNILVANARSKKPKPLPNLPYTPSLSRLSVNYRANTVIHLHPQNQKKNLPQHSVTHIHPFGFQQIYPITKHKQQPELKYLFPRYAFDGNLFIGIESLKLTEVLTLFFHFDEKASLNSSEKESDVQWFYLFDNNWLPLSKRQILSDTTFGLTTSGIMTFVLPEGINVENSVMPTGLFWLRASANQSLSSYGRCLSITTHAGKATRQLSGGQQSIAQQGNAKWKTLHSVAGLEKVTQVATHFGGKAQENERDFKQRVSERLRHKNRAVSCWDYEHLILQEFAEIDRVKCISNCIFNQQGKQPGHLLIVVRPKVIGCQHQLCDDFNISQNLLNRVQAFISLHASQFVKIDVRGPVYESVQVRCAVKFLSGMHTGQMLTQLNKDICDFLCPWGESANNSGFGWQLITKDIDSYIRQLSYIKFVTEVSALHIIKRTQQPLPYFQLTDSVTAHAIDPSNTDIAPSSPWCLLMPYGHQVIELISEEIDLKAKQTGIDDLEVGGNFIIGGEEGTEQSVEGTQQDG is encoded by the coding sequence ATGACGCGCTTATTGCCTGAAAGCAAACAGGCATTACGCTTGGCTGATGCACTGGTCGCTGGGCATTTTAATGTTGATGAGATGTCGTTTGAAACCCTGCTAGTGTTTGCTAAGAAACTGGCTTCTCAGTTGCATTTTTATGATCACCAAAATAATCAAGCTGGTACGTGGGAGCCCATGTTTTGTGCCAGTGAGTTGGCAATGATGGCCATGTTGAAAAACATGGAGTGCGATCGAATATCTATAGAGTTTGAAGAGAATTTAAAACAAGACCCACAAACTGCTGTAATGACGATTCTAAGTTTGCTTTCTAACATTAATCTTTGGTATCAACAGCTAAAACTGTCAGACAGTGAAGCTGCTTTTGAGTTCTGCTTAAAGATATCAGCAGCAGTAGATAAGAAATTACAGTCATGTCTACAGCAGTTGCAAGGGCTTGTAGCGTTTTTAACACCAGAACAGCAACTGCTGACAGAGCAAAAAATCAGGCTGTTTGATCACATATGGGGAGAGATTGTTTCTCAATGGCGACCAAATAATTCTCAGCTGGATACGAACCAAGTGATCCCGCAGCTACAACAAAACTTTTCTAACGTCATTAATGTGGTTCGCTATCTACAGATGGGGGTCGGAGTCTATACCCTAGCGCTAGAGAAACGTTCGGATCATGATCCATCTATGGGTCTGTTTATGGCATTTTTGCAGATATATCGTCATAGCCAACAACACTTAAACCGATTCACGATGCGACATTTGGATCTTTATTATCGAAAAATATTAAAATTTGAGCCAGCCCCGAGTTCGCCAGAATCAGCATATTTACTGTTTACTCCGACAAAAGGGCTTAGACGGGCAGTACAGATTAAAAAGGGGACTGAGTTTAGCTACGGCAAAGACAGTAATCAGCATGATGTTATTTTCCACTTAGATGATGATCTTTCGCTTAGCGATGCTCAAGTTAAATCGGTATTCAACCTTTACCTACACCGTGACTCACTTATTTCTCCAGAAAACGAGTTGCACTACGTGACTCAGGTGACTCAAAACCAACTCAAGTTTGAAGATAACGCTAATTGTGACTTTACGACTTTTGGTGCTAATGGGCGATTTGGTAGCAAGAGTGCATCGCTAGCCGCGTTAGGCTTTGCCGTCGCAGCACCGATACTCAATTTGCAAGAGGGGCATAGAGAGTTATGTATAACCATAGCATTAGCTGAGCCTCACGCCATTCCATCACACTCACTTTATCTGTTAAATACAGCCGCTACAGATGTTGAAAAACTAGATTGTATCCTGACTATGTTTGCCCATCTACTCGAAGCAGAGCCCAGTTTATATCATGGTGAGAAAGCGACAGATAACTTAGTAAAAAACCTATCAGAAGACCAGCAAAAAGAGATGTTTCTTAGTGCTGAAGAGCAGCAGAGTTTAATCCATAAAAACTACCTATTATCATTGCTTGTTGAGGCTCAAGATGAAGCACTTTTTTATCGACTCTTAGGGCGGTTATTTAGCCGGCATACCCTTAATCGATCTGGACGGCATCAGCGTAACGCTTGGTTGAGTAAAGCTGATATCCAACAAATAAACGTTAAATCACAACAGTTTACTGAAACCTCTGGGCTTAAAAGGTTATTACGCTTGTTGAGTCAGGATCAGCTACGCACTTTTTATGAACTGTATGAGAAGATGTTTGATATTAAGCTTTCTACTGAAGAGGGATGGTTGAAGTCTAAAAGCTACCGTATTCAGCCTCTTAATCAGAAGGTGGATGGTGATGAACATGGTGCATATGGTTTCCAATTTATTATTACTTTAACACCAGACTTACCCCCTATAACCTCTGTTAATGCAGAGGTTCACGGCAATCAATGGCACTGTGATGAGGGGATGATTCAGTTTGGTATTAAACCACTAGCAACCTTCTTTCCCTATTCTATTTTTCGCGGTCTTATCTTAAGTGCTATCGAAATCGACGTTGATGTAAAAGGGATCACAGATTTGGTGGCCTATAACAATCATGGGAGGGTGGACCCTGCGAAAACCTTTGTTCCCTTTGGTGCGCAACCTTCACGATTTAGCTATCTGGTTTTAGGCAGTGAAGAGATGGCACAAAAGCAAATTGTTGAGTTGGAAATCAATCTTAATTGGAGTGACTTACCTTCCGAACTCGATGGTTTTAAAACTTACTATGCAGGTTATGACTTCCCATTTTGTAACGACACTTTTAAAGGGGAATTAGAGGTCTTAAGGGATGGTAGCTGGCTGAAAGTTAATCCGCAGCAATCGATCACACTTTTTGATGAAAATACCGAAACCAATAGGCTAAAAAGTTTTAAAGTGCTTAGTTCGAATGTTGCTAATGCCTTTAAACCTGTTGGATCGAGTCTTAAAAAGCAAGCATTTGACTATAACCTTAAGAGTAGAAATGGTTTTATTAAGCTCCAGCTTTCTGAGCCTGATATTGCTTTCGGGCATCAACAATACTCAACTTTGTTGACAAATATTCTCGTTGCAAATGCTCGTAGCAAAAAGCCAAAACCATTACCAAACCTGCCCTATACTCCCTCGTTGAGTCGTTTATCTGTTAATTATCGTGCTAATACTGTGATACATCTTCATCCGCAAAATCAGAAAAAGAATCTTCCTCAGCATAGTGTGACCCATATTCATCCCTTTGGTTTCCAGCAAATCTACCCAATTACTAAACATAAGCAGCAACCTGAACTTAAGTACTTGTTTCCTCGATATGCTTTCGATGGCAACTTATTTATTGGTATTGAGTCATTAAAACTGACTGAAGTATTGACACTATTTTTCCATTTCGATGAAAAGGCCAGCCTAAACTCAAGTGAAAAAGAAAGTGATGTTCAGTGGTTTTACCTATTTGATAACAATTGGTTACCTTTATCAAAGCGACAAATTCTGTCTGATACGACATTTGGTTTAACGACTTCAGGGATCATGACATTTGTTTTGCCTGAAGGGATAAATGTTGAAAATAGTGTAATGCCCACCGGATTGTTTTGGCTAAGAGCGAGTGCAAACCAGTCACTGTCTAGCTATGGGCGTTGTTTATCGATAACAACACACGCTGGTAAAGCAACACGACAACTTTCAGGGGGACAGCAAAGCATTGCTCAGCAAGGCAATGCTAAATGGAAAACGCTGCACTCGGTGGCAGGACTCGAAAAGGTGACACAAGTTGCGACTCATTTTGGTGGTAAGGCTCAAGAGAATGAGCGTGATTTTAAGCAGCGAGTCAGTGAGCGCCTTAGGCATAAAAATCGGGCGGTGAGTTGCTGGGATTACGAGCACTTAATTTTGCAAGAGTTTGCTGAAATTGATCGAGTTAAATGTATTTCAAACTGCATATTTAACCAACAGGGCAAGCAGCCTGGACATTTATTAATTGTCGTTCGCCCTAAGGTTATTGGTTGCCAACATCAGTTGTGTGATGACTTTAATATCAGTCAAAACTTGCTTAACCGAGTGCAGGCATTTATTTCATTACATGCGTCTCAATTTGTCAAAATAGATGTCAGGGGACCGGTATATGAGAGTGTTCAAGTACGCTGTGCAGTGAAGTTTTTATCGGGGATGCATACAGGCCAGATGCTCACTCAATTAAACAAAGATATCTGTGATTTTCTCTGTCCTTGGGGAGAGTCTGCCAACAATAGTGGCTTTGGTTGGCAGTTGATAACCAAAGATATTGACTCTTATATACGCCAGCTTAGTTATATTAAATTTGTCACAGAGGTGTCAGCTTTACACATTATCAAGAGGACACAGCAGCCGCTGCCCTATTTTCAGCTGACTGATAGCGTTACTGCACATGCTATTGACCCCAGTAATACAGATATAGCCCCTAGCTCGCCTTGGTGTCTGCTGATGCCTTATGGCCATCAAGTCATCGAGTTGATAAGTGAAGAGATCGATCTTAAAGCCAAACAAACAGGGATTGATGATTTAGAAGTGGGGGGGAACTTCATTATCGGTGGTGAAGAGGGCACAGAGCAGAGTGTAGAAGGAACTCAACAAGATGGCTAA
- a CDS encoding contractile injection system tape measure protein, translated as MDNTQIAMPYLAKKHRIENAVLDLSFDGQSMADGFQQQAHSYVLHTLLPAINRVFEQHQQQGWEICIDRLEIDLGELDGRDYLSQLETKLVTALSDKMMELNSSSSGLTVVTLSEQPDGIIKDISFRKLSSEESDWQQLCYFLNRGQLPWSSPFATGKLTSHGWQDWLVATLFRNIKPLIALLNRSPYLDNLLSRLVLQLSIEKSIELILKLAQPSRIKQVRYLFKLMFNYGDDAASSALEKRLYANGALLNSATNNEKLFFIRALFKALLAGSTRQSADAVEPINEWFPELVDIGQCYLSDELKPEFFAHFNDVKHQEQQEKSSRTLLVSALLIKAIISGDIDQLQSVWHLAIGEYRPEFLKLVTHLGQQAEVRYRLSKALSESMWQQLLELIEPTESDFIRRISLLFKPAKERAVDMSSASVKTLSDTQSKQQFWLFTLTYLLVERGSQFNRKSYLQSMLRQNASHHNINQMQLHQLLLQTLESLPMESALKRNMHVLLSQLQGELADHNLDEKLKIASYEVKLTAEQIALEDIATALNLGRYDRLKLHWSHYVSAYPDALITSLYLYGHQPICVTAIVTHFTLTMLRDTLGLLAPKERQFIQPLIEQTPLQLKQVEMAKPIEQRELTKQLWEFTFSYLLVERGSNFNNLSYLGYITHKIAAHNNLDHQDFVHHLASAFYSLEAPSEMQKQLLLLLAELLLEPVINLKQTESSLSPVELAQAPVNITDKTRQQYRQFILALTAGDATCIEQVIKDLDNSDRAFVIRVLHYFLKPANRYTSSQGLMTSAQDAIGRYLLALPESTLTALLQLLYPKSQQWLGALINSHSILCVGLPSLNTFRVFDRAEGKPSLQPLISSMSLRRVMIFSKQLQGYIWREIWQSVGHSIKEEAASGTEISELSEQLIMRVFSRVAEFRNCTLTALLQAIELEYQIHGVGGCLSELVTRQLKLTLKDNDTRAGIQQRYKQASSNIEIDSHLDVDELSAESQLQKLEHYQRITADLTLVSQHVFCAVNNAKQMPEHEMKVKLQQVIYWLAELFRQEPVAALSWLKRVMFGSFQWLHIWRTLADIHLDELIDSLRQILPVTSLNMLTSELRQRIGLSVGFNQVYRFSYTLTQQSERSHHLPVTLANGVLQVNDFPCYLSRNTKEQVGPASNTKYVAKSIIPQTTEDKVAAISNQAERDSARMKLSVIASHQSPPKLAVPEVGKSVTAEQAIEVLSTEFESLLVKLSQANSQNISASLLARFNYCLKALMSSDAARLKILLLNYLSSNEVAKVLFKHRPATECHELLILLFSTRYLSLQKIIDLLALVSGSVRAATLAPLPQCLFMIDYLLRHRQIELSDFVTAYLTKLYDSAVSASIIFSANNRFNSRELFFAQLVRELKAVTSTNLAPAQIKKCIKIIENQSAKQAPVSKPSQPVVTNKNQSKPLSGKTKRELSLVELERLIYGLPAQNTAEDLENEGDKIHIGNAGVVLASPYISRLFSMLAYTESGQFIDEQAQERGVLLLQYMVSGQSEAGEYQLTLNKLLCGIKTAKPLRYSIELSDKEKETADGLLVGIIDNWKTLGQTTPEGLRETFLQRDGVLYREKEAWKLQIQTNAFDMLLDSLPWSFSVIKFPWMERVLHVEWR; from the coding sequence ATGGATAATACTCAAATAGCGATGCCCTATCTCGCCAAAAAGCACCGTATTGAAAATGCCGTGCTGGATCTGTCTTTTGATGGGCAGTCTATGGCCGATGGATTTCAGCAACAAGCACATAGTTATGTACTGCATACTTTGCTTCCCGCTATAAATCGTGTGTTTGAGCAGCATCAGCAACAAGGTTGGGAGATCTGTATCGATAGGTTGGAGATTGATCTTGGCGAGCTCGATGGCCGTGATTATCTTAGCCAACTAGAAACGAAATTAGTTACCGCATTGTCAGATAAAATGATGGAGCTCAATAGTAGTAGTTCTGGTTTGACAGTGGTCACCTTGAGTGAGCAGCCAGACGGCATAATTAAGGATATTAGCTTTCGCAAGTTGAGCTCAGAAGAGAGCGATTGGCAGCAATTATGCTATTTTTTGAATCGTGGTCAACTTCCTTGGAGTAGTCCATTTGCGACGGGGAAACTCACATCACATGGGTGGCAAGATTGGCTAGTGGCTACATTATTTAGAAACATTAAGCCGCTCATTGCTCTGTTGAATCGTTCTCCCTATTTAGACAACTTACTCAGTCGCTTGGTTTTGCAATTATCGATTGAAAAGAGTATCGAGTTGATTTTAAAGCTTGCTCAACCATCGCGAATCAAGCAGGTACGTTATCTATTCAAATTAATGTTCAACTATGGCGATGATGCCGCAAGTTCTGCATTAGAAAAACGACTTTATGCCAACGGGGCCTTATTAAATTCGGCAACGAATAATGAGAAGTTATTTTTTATTCGCGCATTGTTTAAAGCGCTATTGGCGGGAAGTACTAGGCAGTCTGCGGATGCTGTAGAGCCCATCAATGAGTGGTTTCCTGAATTAGTGGATATTGGTCAATGCTATCTTTCTGATGAGCTTAAACCTGAGTTTTTTGCACACTTTAATGATGTTAAGCATCAAGAACAGCAGGAAAAGAGCAGTCGAACCTTGCTCGTTTCTGCACTTCTTATCAAGGCTATTATCAGTGGCGATATTGATCAGCTTCAATCAGTATGGCACTTAGCGATAGGGGAATACCGCCCAGAATTTCTCAAACTAGTTACACATCTAGGTCAGCAGGCCGAGGTTAGATATCGTTTATCAAAAGCCTTAAGTGAGTCGATGTGGCAGCAGCTATTGGAGCTCATTGAACCTACAGAAAGCGACTTTATCCGCAGGATCTCTTTATTGTTCAAGCCTGCTAAAGAGCGTGCTGTGGATATGTCATCAGCATCAGTTAAAACATTGAGCGACACTCAGAGTAAGCAGCAATTTTGGTTGTTTACGTTAACCTACTTGCTGGTTGAGCGAGGCAGTCAGTTTAATCGTAAATCCTACCTGCAAAGCATGCTCCGTCAAAATGCATCTCATCACAATATCAACCAGATGCAACTGCATCAATTATTGCTTCAAACTCTTGAGTCACTTCCAATGGAGTCTGCGCTTAAGCGCAATATGCATGTTCTGTTGAGTCAATTACAGGGTGAGTTGGCAGATCATAATCTTGATGAAAAGCTAAAAATTGCAAGTTATGAGGTTAAGCTTACTGCGGAACAAATCGCACTTGAAGATATCGCGACCGCTTTGAATTTAGGGCGCTACGATCGGCTTAAATTGCATTGGAGCCATTATGTGTCTGCTTATCCTGATGCGCTGATCACCAGTTTGTATCTCTACGGCCATCAACCCATCTGTGTGACTGCAATCGTGACTCATTTTACCCTTACCATGCTCAGAGACACGCTTGGATTGCTGGCACCTAAAGAACGGCAATTTATCCAGCCTCTAATAGAGCAAACTCCCTTGCAGCTAAAGCAAGTAGAGATGGCTAAGCCAATAGAGCAACGGGAATTAACTAAGCAGCTTTGGGAATTCACCTTTAGTTACTTACTGGTTGAAAGGGGCTCCAACTTTAATAATTTAAGTTATTTGGGCTATATCACTCACAAAATAGCTGCGCATAACAACCTAGATCATCAAGATTTTGTTCATCATCTTGCCAGTGCTTTTTACTCGTTAGAAGCGCCTTCTGAGATGCAAAAGCAGCTGCTACTGTTATTAGCTGAATTATTACTGGAACCTGTAATAAACCTAAAACAAACAGAGTCCTCTTTATCGCCTGTAGAGCTTGCTCAAGCGCCGGTTAACATAACAGACAAAACCCGTCAGCAGTATCGTCAGTTTATACTGGCCCTAACCGCTGGGGACGCAACTTGCATAGAACAGGTCATTAAAGATTTAGATAATAGTGATCGCGCATTCGTGATCCGTGTCTTGCATTACTTTTTGAAACCAGCTAATCGTTATACTTCATCTCAAGGCTTAATGACTAGTGCGCAAGATGCAATCGGTCGCTACCTGTTAGCATTGCCGGAATCAACACTAACTGCACTGCTGCAGTTGTTATACCCGAAGAGCCAGCAATGGCTTGGAGCCTTAATAAACTCCCACTCTATTTTATGTGTTGGGCTGCCTTCGCTCAATACATTCAGGGTATTCGATAGGGCAGAGGGAAAGCCATCTTTACAGCCACTTATAAGCTCAATGTCACTGCGACGAGTGATGATATTCTCAAAACAACTGCAAGGTTACATTTGGCGTGAGATTTGGCAATCGGTAGGGCACTCAATAAAAGAAGAAGCCGCTTCAGGAACTGAGATTTCTGAGCTTTCTGAGCAGCTCATTATGCGGGTTTTCTCCCGTGTAGCGGAATTTAGAAACTGTACGCTAACTGCATTATTACAGGCCATTGAACTGGAGTATCAGATCCACGGCGTTGGCGGATGTCTCTCTGAACTCGTGACCCGGCAGCTCAAATTAACCTTAAAGGACAATGACACAAGAGCGGGTATTCAGCAGCGATATAAACAAGCGAGTAGCAATATTGAAATTGACAGCCATCTCGATGTCGATGAGCTAAGCGCTGAATCTCAGCTACAGAAGTTGGAGCATTATCAAAGGATCACTGCGGATTTAACGCTTGTCAGTCAGCATGTTTTCTGTGCTGTTAATAATGCTAAACAGATGCCAGAACATGAGATGAAAGTTAAACTTCAGCAAGTTATATATTGGTTGGCGGAGTTATTTCGACAAGAGCCCGTCGCGGCATTGAGTTGGCTGAAACGGGTTATGTTTGGCTCATTTCAGTGGTTGCATATTTGGCGTACTTTGGCTGATATTCACCTTGACGAGTTAATTGATAGCTTGAGACAAATCCTGCCTGTGACGAGCTTGAATATGCTCACTTCTGAACTGCGGCAGCGCATTGGTCTCTCAGTTGGCTTTAATCAAGTTTATCGTTTTAGTTACACGTTAACCCAGCAATCTGAGCGGTCACATCATCTGCCTGTGACACTAGCTAATGGTGTTTTACAGGTGAATGACTTTCCCTGTTATTTGAGTCGAAATACCAAAGAGCAGGTAGGGCCTGCATCTAATACTAAGTATGTGGCCAAGAGTATCATACCCCAGACGACAGAAGATAAAGTGGCAGCTATTTCTAATCAGGCCGAGAGAGATTCGGCTAGAATGAAGCTGTCAGTCATAGCCTCTCATCAATCACCCCCCAAACTCGCTGTACCCGAGGTAGGTAAATCCGTGACTGCTGAACAAGCGATAGAGGTTTTGAGCACTGAGTTTGAGTCGCTATTGGTCAAGTTATCCCAAGCCAACTCCCAAAATATTTCTGCAAGTTTGTTAGCTCGTTTCAACTATTGTCTGAAAGCCTTGATGAGCTCAGATGCCGCAAGGCTGAAAATTCTCTTGCTTAACTATCTCTCCTCAAATGAGGTGGCTAAGGTGTTATTTAAGCATCGTCCCGCTACTGAGTGTCATGAGCTGCTGATCCTACTGTTTTCAACGCGATATCTCTCATTACAGAAGATTATCGACCTATTGGCCCTAGTCAGCGGTAGCGTTAGAGCTGCGACCCTTGCCCCGCTACCTCAGTGCTTGTTTATGATTGATTATTTATTGCGTCATCGTCAGATTGAACTGAGTGATTTTGTGACTGCCTACCTCACTAAGCTGTATGACAGTGCCGTCTCCGCTTCGATCATTTTTAGTGCTAACAATCGGTTTAACTCTAGAGAACTGTTTTTTGCGCAGCTTGTTAGGGAGCTTAAAGCTGTAACTAGTACCAATTTAGCTCCCGCTCAAATAAAGAAATGCATCAAAATAATTGAAAACCAGAGCGCTAAACAAGCTCCTGTCTCAAAGCCAAGCCAGCCAGTGGTAACCAATAAAAACCAGAGCAAACCTTTATCCGGTAAGACGAAAAGAGAGCTCAGCTTAGTCGAATTAGAGCGCCTTATCTATGGATTACCAGCACAAAACACAGCAGAAGATTTAGAGAACGAAGGCGATAAAATTCATATTGGTAATGCGGGTGTCGTGCTTGCTTCGCCATACATATCCAGACTTTTTAGCATGTTAGCTTATACCGAGTCGGGTCAATTTATTGATGAACAAGCACAGGAGCGTGGCGTACTGTTATTGCAGTATATGGTTTCAGGCCAGAGTGAAGCCGGGGAGTATCAGTTGACGCTTAACAAGCTGTTGTGTGGCATAAAAACAGCAAAACCCCTTCGTTATAGTATTGAGCTGTCAGATAAAGAGAAAGAGACCGCAGATGGTTTACTGGTCGGGATCATCGATAACTGGAAAACATTAGGTCAAACGACACCAGAGGGATTAAGAGAGACATTTTTACAGCGAGATGGCGTGCTTTATCGAGAGAAAGAGGCGTGGAAATTACAGATCCAAACTAATGCGTTTGACATGTTACTTGATAGCTTGCCATGGAGTTTTTCGGTGATCAAGTTTCCCTGGATGGAACGAGTGTTACATGTTGAATGGCGATGA